In Malus sylvestris chromosome 16, drMalSylv7.2, whole genome shotgun sequence, the following are encoded in one genomic region:
- the LOC126606404 gene encoding protein unc-13 homolog, with the protein MGPHHHSRRESLCSSLLAPRPDYHDCDRDLVWPFGKLEGIDRDDVRETAYEIFFTACRSSPGFGGRNALVFYSNHHDNNSSNSNGGEGSGSGSGSKVNGVVTTPTSRVKRALGLKMLKRSPSRRMALGAGNGGWSSPSSPNASNSGGSPGMSFTLPPSRPRRPMTSAEIMRQQMRVTEGSDNRLRKTLMRTLVGQMGRRAETIILPLELLRHLKPSEFNDSHEYHYWQKRQLKILEAGLLLHPSIPLAKSNTFALRLREIIRAGDTKAIDTGKNSDTMRTLCNSVVSLSWRSSNGTPTDVCHWADGYPLNIHLYVALLQSVFDIRDETLVLDEVDEMLELMKKTWSTLGITRPIHNVCFTWVLFQQYVQTAQIEADLLCAAHAMLAEVANNAKRPDREVMYVKILSSVLSSMQGWAEKKLLRYHDYFQRGTVGQIENLLPLALSSSKILGEDVTITERGRGGKGEIKVVDNSGDRVDYYIRSSMKQAFAKIMEAGNVTEVAEDAVTETLHQLAKETEELALKERESFSPILKRWHTTAAGVAAVTLHNCYGAVLKQYLNGVSTLSGDTVEILQRAGKLEKVLLQMVVEDSAECEDGGKAIVREMVPYEIDSIIMNLLKKWIHERLKRGKECVHRAKESETWNPKSKLEPYAQSAEELMKLAKETVDDFFQIPIGITEDLVQDLADGLEHVFKEYTSFVASCGSKQSYIPTLPPLTRCNRDSKFLKLWKKASPCSVGAEDFHPNGTNEGHHPRPSTSRGTQRLYIRLNTLHHLLSHLHSLDKNLSLSPRIIPTTPRSRHANNRKSQTNASSYFELAQSGIQSACQHVSEVAAYRLIFLDSNSVFYESLYVGDVANARIRPALRILKQNLTLLGVILTDKAQALAIKEVMRASFEAFLMVLVAGGSSRVFYRTDHEMIEEDFDSLKRIFCTCGEGLITKDVVEHEAETTEGVIELMGQCTEQLMEDFSIVTCESSGIGVVGSGQRLPMPPTTGRWNRSDPNTLLRVLCHRNDKAANQFLKRTFQLAKRR; encoded by the exons ATGGGCCCCCACCACCACTCTCGCCGCGAGTCCCTCTGCAGCTCCCTTCTCGCACCCCGTCCCGACTACCACGACTGTGACCGCGACCTCGTCTGGCCCTTTGGCAAGCTTGAGGGCATCGACCGCGATGACGTGCGTGAGACCGCGTACGAGATCTTCTTTACCGCGTGTCGTTCTTCCCCTGGATTTGGAGGACGGAACGCCCTCGTGTTCTACTCCAACCACCACGATAACAACAGCAGTAATAGTAATGGTGGGGAGGGGAGCGGGTCCGGATCGGGGTCGAAGGTAAATGGGGTGGTGACAACGCCGACGAGCAGGGTGAAGCGGGCGCTCGGGCTGAAGATGCTGAAGCGGTCTCCGTCGAGGAGGATGGCGTTGGGCGCCGGAAATGGTGGATGGTCAAGTCCCTCCTCGCCGAACGCATCAAATAGTGGTGGCTCCCCCGGAATGTCGTTCACCTTGCCGCCCTCAAGGCCGAGGCGGCCAATGACATCCGCCGAGATTATGAGGCAGCAGATGAGGGTCACGGAAGGCAGCGATAATCGGCTGCGGAAGACGCTCATGAGGACCCTAGTAGGCCAA ATGGGTAGGCGAGCAGAGACCATAATTCTCCCACTAGAACTCCTTCGACACCTAAAGCCATCCGAATTCAACGACTCCCACGAGTACCATTACTGGCAAAAGCGGCAGCTCAAGATCCTTGAAGCCGGTCTTCTTCTCCACCCTTCAATCCCACTAGCCAAGTCCAACACATTCGCTTTGCGTCTCAGAGAGATCATCAGAGCGGGTGACACCAAAGCCATAGACACAGGAAAGAACTCAGACACCATGAGAACCCTTTGCAACTCTGTAGTCTCCTTATCGTGGCGTAGCTCCAACGGAACTCCAACAGATGTTTGTCACTGGGCTGATGGCTACCCCCTCAACATCCACCTCTATGTTGCTCTCCTGCAATCAGTCTTCGACATCAGAGACGAGACACTAGTATTAGATGAAGTCGATGAAATGCTCGAGCTGATGAAGAAGACATGGTCGACATTGGGGATCACTAGGCCAATACACAATGTGTGCTTTACATGGGTGTTGTTTCAGCAATACGTGCAAACCGCACAGATTGAGGCCGACCTTTTGTGTGCTGCCCATGCTATGCTTGCAGAAGTGGCAAACAATGCCAAGAGGCCGGATAGGGAGGTTATGTATGTCAAGATTTTGTCTTCGGTGTTGAGCTCAATGCAGGGGTGGGCGGAGAAGAAATTGCTTCGGTACCATGATTATTTCCAAAGAGGGACAGTTGGCCAAATTGAGAACCTTCTCCCTTTGGCCTTGTCATCCTCCAAGATCTTGGGTGAAGATGTTACAATCACAGAGAGGGGAAGAGGAGGGAAAGGTGAAATAAAGGTGGTGGACAACTCCGGTGACCGCGTGGACTACTACATTCGATCTTCAATGAAACAAGCTTTTGCAAAG ATTATGGAAGCTGGGAATGTAACTGAAGTGGCAGAAGATGCCGTGACTGAAACCTTGCATCAGTTAGCTAAAGAGACAGAGGAGTTGGCCTTGAAAGAGAGGGAAAGCTTCAGTCCCATACTCAAGAGGTGGCACACAACTGCAGCTGGTGTCGCGGCCGTGACACTTCACAACTGTTACGGAGCTGTGTTGAAGCAATACCTAAATGGGGTCTCCACGCTTTCAGGTGATACAGTTGAGATATTGCAAAGGGCAGGAAAACTAGAAAAGGTTCTGCTCCAAATGGTGGTTGAGGACTCTGCTGAGTGCGAAGATGGCGGCAAAGCAATTGTTAGAGAGATGGTTCCGTACGAAATTGATTCCATCATAATGAACCTCTTGAAAAAATGGATTCATGAGAGATTAAAGAGAGGGAAAGAGTGTGTTCACCGAGCGAAAGAAAGCGAG ACATGGAATCCAAAGTCCAAATTGGAACCTTATGCGCAATCAGCTGAGGAGCTAATGAAATTGGCCAAGGAAACCGTGGATGACTTCTTCCAAATTCCGATAGGAATTACTGAAGATTTAGTTCAAGATCTTGCTGATGGGTTGGAGCATGTCTTCAAGGAGTATACTTCATTTGTTGCGTCTTGTG GTTCGAAACAGAGTTATATCCCCACACTTCCTCCTCTAACAAGATGCAATCGAGACTCGAAGTTCCTCAAGCTGTGGAAAAAAGCTAGCCCTTGTAGCGTTGGAGCAGAAGACTTTCACCCAAACGGAACAAATGAAGGTCACCATCCTCGCCCATCAACGAGTAGAGGAACACAACGCCTCTACATCCGCCTAAACACTTTGCACCATCTCCTTTCCCACCTTCATTCTCTTGACAAAAACCTCTCCCTCTCACCTCGCATCATTCCTACAACACCTCGAAGTCGTCATGCCAATAACCGCAAGAGTCAAACCAACGCCTCTTCCTACTTCGAACTTGCACAATCAGGCATCCAATCTGCCTGCCAACATGTCTCAGAAGTAGCTGCCTACCGCTTGATCTTTCTCGACTCAAACTCAGTCTTCTATGAGAGCCTCTATGTTGGTGATGTAGCCAATGCAAGAATAAGACCTGCGTTACGAATTCTCAAGCAGAATCTCACTCTCTTGGGAGTAATTCTCACAGATAAAGCGCAGGCCTTGGCAATCAAGGAAGTAATGAGGGCCTCTTTCGAAGCATTCCTCATGGTTTTGGTTGCTGGAGGAAGCTCCCGGGTGTTTTATCGAACTGACCATGAGATGATTGAGGAAGATTTCGACAGCTTAAAGCGTATTTTTTGCACTTGCGGAGAAGGGTTGATAACCAAGGATGTGGTGGAACATGAGGCAGAGACAACAGAAGGGGTGATAGAGCTGATGGGGCAATGTACTGAACAACTAATGGAGGATTTCAGCATTGTGACTTGCGAATCAAGCGGGATTGGAGTTGTGGGATCAGGGCAAAGGCTGCCAATGCCTCCGACAACAGGACGGTGGAACAGATCAGATCCAAACACATTATTGAGGGTGTTATGCCACAGGAATGACAAAGCAGCAAACCAATTCTTGAAAAGGACATTCCAGCTAGCGAAGAGGAGATGA